One Plasmodium cynomolgi strain B DNA, chromosome 2, whole genome shotgun sequence genomic window carries:
- a CDS encoding ribosome biogenesis protein BMS1 (putative), with protein MDDKRKHHKKKKVGKKAKRKKISKGANRGAKNSEAKKKYHKAFAFSGGIRSAHRRKQHQFELEEKKLRVPKHFKECSKNTPIIVAIQGPKGVGKTTLLKSLIKHYVGVSINEVKGPISIITKALKRYTFVEVNDDILNMIDVAKIADLCLLVIDGSYGLELETLEFVSILNTHGLPKVIGVVTHMDKFKDSKSIRKRKKKLSKRFTEEMVEGAKIFFFSGIQNGKYNKTEVRNFCKFVSSIKRPQISWREQHGYILGLRLDVDEAATGEESIMRVPAKGKDHLQLCKEAAAEEDKRIDYFLSKCDEKVCVHVEGFVYGSKIFNNQVIHIPNIGDVQIRDIQILQDPFLTDEQKKNANVYAPMADVGNVAFDFDNMYIHIPKSKVNFTPGESLLGNGGEGSGGEGSGGEGSGGEGSSGEGSGGEGSVGESREESGGGGGDPSAKRDDQRYMTEGIRMIRALQTSKYALCRKAGADEEPLLFDGQEENQRRKAPSNVFVSERQKKKKQAEKYVNEKAKEYTELEPILFGKRDAEDDYHYADGVTVSASGEGEEDQGDDQEEEEEEDEEEDEEEEEGDEEEDDEEDEEDEEDEEQDDEGDDEEDEEDEDADADGEDEEEDLAQNSAHLANLANRGEHHLAQELAFDNKASLDAFIYDVRYIHRRNNHLYFKGDILVVMRREKEVHGEQDLHSLLSTETVREEKTQRLYSYMHGENYFLDEVDSFKCTRDEVFIFNNLSISLGDVADEALSTQFFSRYRSLYEGCFGPTDEAGSGEEVGTLSEGGGNEQGGDFSPGQGDFSYGLGDNADERDSATVGEADGKASLKKAKAEREQQKERYQETEGIGVLSSNTYGSSVNIGEYIKMVFKIERKKLAVMKKGIIICGGLQTYEEKESMIHCRVKKHRWFPKVLRSNDPLIISIGWRRYQSIPIYSINERNNVRIRFLKYTTEHMHCNCTFYGPVAGANNGILAICNYKKVPYYRICLNGITLETNTNVKIMKKLKLIGEPYKIFKNTAFVKNMFNSDLEVSKFINCPVVTPSGIKGLIKSKLSDNGNFRCTFADKVRISDIVILKLYVNVKIKKFFTYDVENKLRSINELRYIYNLYVNHKSNYRSVPFRHFYHSKIHINPKLIKELPYRSKPKLFSKMSNEEELKKQKESKEDHINFRALENPRLASRWYQMLHTIKKNILEKKKEKAKVSYHNKLKKALMVEEAKQRVVKQRKKMSYRKGKDRAVES; from the exons ATGGATGACAAACGCAAGCAtcacaaaaagaaaaaggtagGGAAGAAGGccaagaggaaaaaaataagcaaggGAGCAAACCGTGGCGCAAAAAATAGcgaagcgaagaagaagtacCATAAGGCCTTCGCCTTCAGTGGAGGTATCCGAAGTGCTCATCGAAGAAAGCAGCACCAATTCGAgttagaggaaaaaaagctaaGAGTTCCAAAGCATTTTAAAGAGTGCTCCAAGAATACCCCTATCATAGTTGCTATACAAGGTCCCAAAGGAGTGGGTAAAACAACTCTTTTGAAAAGTCTCATTAAGCACTACGTTGGAGTCTCCATCAATGAAGTCAAAGGACCTATATCGATAATTACCAAAGCATTAAAGAGGTACACCTTCGTAGAGGTCAACGATGACATACTCAACATGATTGATGTTGCAAAGATTGCCGATCTATGTCTGCTCGTCATCGATGGGAGCTACGGACTTGAATTGGAGACACTTGAATTTGTGAGCATTTTAAACACTCATGGATTACCCAAAGTCATAGGAGTAGTTACTCACATGGATAAATTTAAGGACAGCAAAAGCAttcgaaagagaaaaaaaaaattgagtaAAAGATTTACGGAAGAGATGGTTGAgggtgcaaaaatatttttctttagtggaattcaaaatggaaaatacaACAAAACGGAAGTTCGAAATTTCTGTAAATTCGTTTCGTCGATTAAGAGGCCACAGATCTCGTGGAGGGAGCAACATGGCTACATTTTGGGGCTGCGGTTAGATGTAGATGAGGCTGCAACGGGGGAGGAATCCATCATGAGAGTGCCCGCAAAAGGAAAGGACCATCTCCAACTGTGCAAGGAGGCTGCAGCGGAGGAGGACAAGCGAATTGACTACTTTCTCTCCAAGTGCGATGAAAAAGTTTGCGTCCACGTGGAAGGGTTCGTTTATGGatccaaaattttcaacaaTCAAGTGATACATATCCCTAACATCGGGGACGTCCAAATTAGAGACATACAAATCCTACAGGATCCTTTCCTTACAGATGAACAGAAGAAGAATGCAAACGTGTATGCTCCCATGGCAGACGTTGGAAATGTGGCATTCGATTTtgataatatgtatatacacatcCCTAAGAGTAAGGTGAATTTCACGCCGGGGGAGTCTCTCCTTGGGAACGGCGGTGAAGGGAGTGGCGGTGAAGGGAGCGGCGGAGAAGGGAGTGGCGGAGAAGGGAGTAGCGGAGAAGGGAGCGGCGGAGAAGGGAGTGTTGGAGAAAGCCGCGAAGAGAGCGGCGGTGGGGGGGGTGATCCCTCTGCCAAGCGAGACGACCAGCGGTACATGACGGAGGGCATACGCATGATTCGGGCGCTACAGACGTCCAAGTACGCGCTGTGCAGGAAGGCGGGCGCGGACGAAGAGCCGCTACTGTTCGACGGCCAGGAGGAGAACCAGCGGCGGAAGGCCCCCTCCAACGTGTTCGTGAGCGAGcggcaaaagaagaagaagcaggcGGAGAAGTACGTCAATGAGAAGGCCAAGGAGTACACGGAGCTGGAGCCGATTTTGTTCGGAAAGAGGGACGCGGAGGACGACTACCACTACGCGGACGGGGTGACCGTTTCGGCCAgcggggagggggaggaggatcAGGGAGATGAccaagaggaggaagaagaggaggacgaagaggaggacgaagaggaggaagaaggagatgaagaagaggatgacgaggaggacgaagaggacgaagaggacgaagagCAGGATGACGAAGGAGATgacgaagaggacgaagaggacgaagaTGCCGATGCCGATGGGGaggacgaagaggaggacCTCGCCCAGAACTCCGCTCACTTGGCCAACTTGGCCAACCGCGGGGAGCACCATCTGGCGCAGGAGCTGGCCTTCGACAACAAAGCGAGCCTGGACGCGTTCATTTATGACGTGCGCTACATCCACAGGAGGAACAACCACCTGTACTTCAAAGGGGACATCCTGGTGGTGATGCGGCGGGAGAAGGAGGTACACGGGGAACAAGACCTCCATAGCCTCCTGAGCACGGAAACGGTGAGGGAAGAAAAGACACAGCGACTGTACAGCTACATGCACGGAGAGAACTACTTCCTAGACGAGGTGGACTCCTTCAAGTGTACGAGAGACGAGGTGTTCATATTCAACAATCTGAGCATCTCCCTGGGAGACGTCGCGGACGAGGCCCTGTCGACGCAGTTCTTCTCGAGGTATAGGAGCCTCTACGAGGGGTGTTTTGGGCCGACGGACGAAGCGGGGAGCGGCGAAGAGGTGGGCACACTCagtgagggggggggaaacgaGCAGGGGGGTGACTTCTCACCTGGGCAGGGTGACTTCTCTTATGGGCTGGGTGACAACGCGGATGAGAGGGACAGCGCGACGGTGGGCGAGGCGGACGGGAAGGCCTCCCTGAAGAAGGCAAAGGCAGAAAGGGAACAACAGAAGGAAAGGTACCAAGAGACGGAAGGCATCGGGGTGTTAAGCAGCAACACATACGGATCCTCAGTCAACATAGGagagtacataaaaatggtttTCAAAAtagagaggaaaaaattagcagtgatgaaaaaggggattatAATTTGTGGAGGTTTACAGACAtacgaagaaaaagaatcCATGATTCACTGCCGAGTAAAGAAGCATCGGTGGTTCCCAAAGGTGTTAAGATCAAACGATCCACTTATCATCTCGATAGGTTGGAGGAGGTACCAGAGTATCCCCATTTATTCAATCAATGAGAGAAATAACGTCAGAAtcagatttttaaaatatacaacaGAACACATGCATTGTAACTGTACCTTTTATGGACCAGTGGCAGGTGCCAACAATGGAATTTTAGCTATctgtaattataaaaaggtaCCATACTACCGCATCTGCCTAAATGGAATCACATTGGAGACAAACactaatgtaaaaattatgaaaaaactGAAACTTATTGGAGAAccatacaaaatatttaaaaatacagcatttgtaaaaaatatgttcaatTCAGATTTGGAGGTgagtaaatttattaactgtCCTGTGGTGACTCCAAGTGGAATTAAAGGACTCATAAAAAGTAAGCTATCTGATAATGGGAACTTCAGATGTACCTTTGCAGATAAAGTGCGTATAAGCGATATAGTGATACTAAAACTATACGTgaatgttaaaataaaaaaattttttacttacgATGTGGAAAATAAACTAAGGTCCATAAATGAGTTAAGGTATATATACAACTTGTATGTTAACCACAAAAGCAACTACAGGAGTGTCCCctttcgtcatttttatcattcgaAGATACACATTAATCCGAAGTTGATAAAAGAACTTCCATACAGATCGAAGCCAAAATTATTTAGCAAAATGAGCAATGAGGAAGAGTTaaagaaacagaaagagAGCAAAGAGGATCATATTAACTTCCGTGCATTGGAGAACCCCAGGTTAGCTTCTCGATGGTACCAAATGCTGCATACTATTAAAAAGAACATcttggagaagaaaaaggagaaggcaAAGGTTTCCTACCATAACAAGCTAAAGAAGGCTCTCATGGTGGAGGAGGCTAAGCAGAGGGTCGTCAAGCAGCGGAAGAAGATGTCCTACCGCAAGGGGAAGGACAGGGCCG tgGAAAGCTAA
- a CDS encoding hypothetical protein (putative): MKYLLCLLHVIVLFIYRKEQEGECHGGLVCDSLAIDSNHYGDHGVEGQAGGLPLAEGSYTDEESPYNAAEEGASSTVGRGAIQRGGHPPEGNGGPIDPYGSYGSSPHDDGTDDSGHPKHGGAGAGAGAGAALGRGSPYEAGLGNNVKVIHMDRLKVESKGELINKIRGILNTLE; encoded by the exons ATGAAGTATTTGTTGTGTCTGCTGCACGTGATCGTTCTGTTCATTTATAGGAAGGAACAGGAGGGCGAGTGCCATGGTGGCCTTGTGTGTGATTCCCTCGCG ATCGACTCAAATCATTATGGAGATCATGGTGTGGAGGGACAAGCGGGGGGGCTTCCTCTAGCTGAGGGCAGTTACACTGATGAGGAGAGTCCGTATAATGCGGCGGAAGAAGGTGCATCTTCAACAGTGGGGCGTGGGGCAATCCAGAGGGGAGGTCACCCACCTGAAGGGAACGGAGGGCCGATTGACCCATACGGGTCCTACGGGTCCTCACCGCATGACGACGGCACTGACGACTCTGGCCATCCCAAACACGGAGGCGCAGGGGCAGGGGCAGGCGCTGGGGCAGCTTTGGGGAGAGGCAGCCCGTACGAAGCGGGGCTGGGCAATAACGTGAAGGTGATCCACATGGACAGGCTAAAGGTGGAATCCAAGGGGGAgcttataaataaaattagagGGATCCTAAATACATTGGAGTGA